One region of Lathamus discolor isolate bLatDis1 chromosome 2, bLatDis1.hap1, whole genome shotgun sequence genomic DNA includes:
- the ADCYAP1 gene encoding pituitary adenylate cyclase-activating polypeptide isoform X5, with protein MCSKALLALLIYGIIMHCSVYCSPAAGLQYPALRLEDEVYDEDGNTLQDFAYDHEPLGIANPSSMIGEMYTLYYPPEKRHADGIFNKAYRKLLGQLSARKYLHSLMAKRVGGASGGPGDETEPLTKRHIDGIFTDSYSRYRKQMAVKKYLAAVLGKRYKQRVKNKGRRVAYL; from the exons ATGTGTAGCAAAGCGCTCCTAGCACTCCTGATCTATGGCATAATAATGCACTGCAGCGTCTACTGCTCACCTGCAGCCGGACTTCAGTACCCAGCTCTCAG GCTGGAGGATGAAGTCTACGACGAGGATGGGAACACCCTGCAGGACTTCGCGTATGATCACGAGCCCCTCGGTATAGCGAATCCGTCCTCCATGATCGGCGAGATGTACACCTTGTATtacccaccggaaaagag GCACGCCGATGGGATCTTCAACAAAGCCTACAGGAAACTCCTGGGGCAGCTCTCCGCCAGGAAATATCTGCACTCCCTGATGGCTAAGCGGGTCGG CGGTGCCAGCGGCGGCCCGGGGGACGAGACGGAACCGCTGACCAAGCGACACATAGACGGCATCTTCACGGACAGCTACAGCCGCTACCGGAAACAAATGGCTGTCAAGAAATACTTAGCAGCCGTCCTGGGGAAAAGGTATAAACAAAGAGTTAAAAACAAAGGACGCCGAGTAGCGTATTTGTAG